In one Fusarium keratoplasticum isolate Fu6.1 chromosome 5, whole genome shotgun sequence genomic region, the following are encoded:
- a CDS encoding Complex1-LYR-dom domain-containing protein has product MSVVATLKGDMPQQVRSLYRQLLRQGEQFAAYNFREYAKRRTRDAFREHKDEQDPRKVQELVQHGLKELQGMKRQTVISQFYQLDRLVVEGGISGKQTGKHGGIVRQKEQGYD; this is encoded by the exons ATGTCTGTCGTTGCAACTCTCAAAGGCGACATGCCGCAGCAAGTACGATCACTC TACCGCCAATTATTACGGCAAGGCGAGCAATTCGCCGCGTACAACTTCCGCGAGTATGCGAAGCGACGGACGAGGGATGCGTTCCGAGAGCACAAGGACGAGCAGGATCCGCGAAAGGTGCAGGAGCTGGTTCAACATGGTTTGAAGGAGCTTCAGGGCATGAAG AGGCAAACAGTCATTAGCCAGTTCTACCAGCTGGATCGGTTAGTTGTCGAGGGTGGGATCTCG GGCAAGCAGACGGGCAAGCATGGAGGGATCGTGAGGCAGAAGGAGCAGGG TTACGACTGA